The DNA window CCAAAACTTCAGCAGTAACAAACCCTTCTGCGCGATcacacaaaaacataaattaatcaaatctcAACAACACCATTACGCATCACATTAAATGTGCACCAAAACCAACAATTTCAAGGACAACACCATACCACTTTGCCAAAGTTGAACCCCATTGTAGCCAATAGCTGTTATACAAGGAGCAGATTTCTGTTGGTCtgtaatttcaatttgatgCAAGGATACAACCTTCCTTTCAAATATATGACCTTtctttgcttaaaaaaaaaaaattaataataataataataacgagCAAAAAATTGTAATAAGTTCATATAGAGGATACATATTGCAGAAAAATTCAAAGCATCAGTGCTTCCTTCTGGGATATGCAATAAAATGCAGTACTTTGAGAGCGACTCTGCCACCTAATGCAGCACAACAATATTAGATCCATAACACGGTATGTTAGATATCATTCAGAAAACTTATCCCAgattagaaaaaactaaaaaagccTTACTTTAGAATCAGTCCAAGTGGATTTTTCCAATTCAGCCGATGCCACATTTTCACCTGAAAATCGACACTAGCACTTCCactttatatcaaaacaattaacaacCACCCTCAAAATATTACTCACTTCCGAGAAACCCTAATTTCACCCTCTGTTACATTACACCACTATTAGCTATTACATTACACACCACTATTAGCAATTAGCAATCCCCGGTTCAAAGTATTAGCTGGGAAACTATCTGATCTCTCACAATTCAAAACTGTTCAAACTTTTAACAAACTACAACACTAAACACCAATCAATGCACGGAATTACTCCCTTCAGAGAAACCCTAACTTCAGcctaaaattttttgaaaaaaaatctcattcatTGAATCAGCCATCACTTGGTCCTCCAAATCCAACGGTTGAGATTCTTCGGGATAGACTTTAACTAAAAATAGCATAATTCCTTAGAAACAGTACActaaaaaacacagaaaataaaattacctgAAATGTAAACAACAAaaagtttcttttgttttttggattcaaGAATTGCCTCCGCTATTGAACCTTTATATgtaaatgaagaaattgaacccttcatctgttctttttttatcaaaaaaaaaaccctaaagcaCAATGAACAAATTATGATCAGaatgaatataaattataacttaataaataaaaaattgagattgaacTAGTTAATTATTTTGACCTAGGGTTTTGAAACCAGAGTGGAAGTTATGGTACGGACAAAAAGAGAAGCGCGGGGAGGTGATAGAGAGCGAATCgatggattttttcttttttattttaaataactaaCCAAATTGAGTAAATTTTAACTCGGTCCTTATAGTTTAACaaaactatataattaattcttataGTCTTAGAAGCTATATATTTAATccctatttttaaaatttatttatagtttagcttttttaatttaatttacttttgtaacaaaaaaaactacttaattGAGCAttgtcaataatatttaaaggagtattttaattatttaagatAGTAGCTAGGTTAATTACCTTTTTTTAACGAAATATAAGATTGTTGATTTGTTGACTTTGAAATACTTTTTAATGATACtatttaatttaggtttttcataaatattatagCAAATCCCTAAAAGTGATTCATGCATaagcatagtttttagacccccggtccaaggcccgggtcACCAGGTTTTGACTGGATCACCagggtcaaattttttttaaaagaaattaaaatgacttcgttttagtaaaaaaaaaaaaacaaaaatcaacgggttgcaaccggattTTGATCGAGTCTTGCTGGGTCAGCCGGATtacaccgggtttttccttcccctgttttttcttcaacccggccggGTTCTTACCCCGAATCAACCTGCCGGGACAAGCTGggtttaaaactatgattaagAGTTACTAGATCATCAAACTTACAAGTATAGATCAAtcatttctattataaataatatcatttaaatcaTTGAAGTTGAACCGGAGTAAGTTGTTGACTAAGTCATGAGTTAATCAAATTtcattaagttaatatttttttaatttaacttgaaaCCAGCAAGGTCAAGCTTCGAGTCAACCTACCGGGCATGGCCGGTTTAACAAATATGGTtggatatcaaaataaaagaaaggaaatctgCACCAGCAATCCCATCATCACTTGAAAAATCAGCAGTATGGTCACTGGTGCAACTAACAGCAAGCAACAACTCCAACAAAGCATCAGGGGCACTGATAGTTAGAGTAAAACTCAAGCCTCCACACCCCCAACACGTTATatgaaaagtttaaaaaatataaagagttGGACAGGAAATCTGCATGCAGTGAAACCAATTGCGCAAAAGTTGCAGAAATTCCCACGCAAGAAACTGAGTTTGGTTTAGGTCTCAAGAGAGCACCAGCTGCCTTCGGAAGTGGTTATAGTGCCTTGCAACAATGCACATACTCAACTGGAACTCAGCTTCTTACTGCATATATGATGCTGCAAAGCTGCCAACTgcaaaatggaaaaggaaaaaaaaagaaaaatgatatcaTGCAGCTAACAAATTCGTACACATGCGTATGTGGACATGCGTGTGTGCACAGACTGGGAaccagaaaaggaaaaaaaatattggctcAGTGCGTAATATAGTGTGTACGTTCGATTGTTGACCATATCGGTGAAGAAAATGATACCTTGTCAACTCCTTTAGGTGGATATTCTCCCTTCAGCTTTGgatatataaattattcaacTATGACTCCACTCAGTCTTGGGGTAGCCTGACAAAAGCAAATTTATGTTGATCTTCTTCTcaaacataaaaggaaaaaaaataaaatatatatatatatatatatagaatgctAACCAGAAGAGAATCAATAATACTGCGAAAACCAAGGCAGAAAACTCACCCATGTAACAAGTCTATGCTGTTTGCTTGCATGGTATGATCCATAGTTTTCCTCTCCGCAGAAAGCTCTAGGAGAACCACTACAAAACTGTAAGCATCACCCTTCTATCAATCATCTAGTGATTGCATACCTGCACAACAGGTGTATAAGCCGCAAATAAGATGCATTGCTCCACAACCACTAATATTTGTTTAGAATTAGAAAACAAGGTATAAACAAACCATTGAGCTGGAATAGAAATTATTTCTATTACAGCATATTTATCCTAATACATTAACAATTATCACCGAGTATGAGACAAAAAGAGGTACGTTCATAGAGTTCAAAACATCTTAATGAGATAGCTTGTGAAGAGAAGGATTCCCTCTTCATTGGATATCTTTGCCAAAATGAAGTCAAGTGTCAAAAGTAGCCCAGAGACATATTGTTTGCAATTAAGTTGTGATAACAGCCTTAGAAACTTCCATCTTTGGTCAATAAAAAGATGTCCTTTGCTTCCACAAAGAAAGTGACACAatcaggaaagaaaaagaatactGCTTGAAGtactataaagctaaattagAAGAAAAGCCCAAGGGGTCTTGTTCGTTCCACAAGTAACGCTTCATATACTaacaaaaatcttacaaaaaatCTACAAATGCAAGGGACTATGTCATCACCACGTGTTACAATTTGTTTCGCATGTGATGAAGAGAAGAAGGTGACAGTactcaagaaaaatgaaaaatatataaataaaatgaaggacaaacaaaaatgatttagGTAAGATAATGTGTTATTGGGAAGAGATTCTTACATCACGTGTAGTTCTGTGAACTGTGATGAGCTGCACGGAATGAGATACCCACAGCTGAACTGATAAGCCAAGAATGATGCTGGATATGTATCACTGCATATTGTGAGTTGGAAGTCCTTCAAATTTTCTTGCTTCATTTTTTGAATCATCCATTAAGTTAAATACACTATGATATTAGTTCATCTTGACTTGAAAGCACAAGAAATCAGGAAAGATGCATAGCTTATTATATTCCAGTACAACCACGCCATCGTTCCATTCGGTGATTCTGctccattttttatatttttatagtctATGCTATTCTCCCCCTGTTTGATGGCATGGCTTGCCGAGTAAACTTCCTTTTTCTGAGCATGACCTTGATATTCCTTTTCTTACCAAGCTCTCccctcttcttcatcttttccttcttttctttcccacCCTCTATAAATGCTTGAATGGCCTTTTCTCTTCTGTCATCTGATAGTAAAGCAAACTTAGCAAATTTCTTTGGTCTCACAAACCCAACCTTCTCATTTATCTCCTTAAATGCAGGAACAAGACCGCTCCTTATGAAGCATCCTTCTATTAGCTGCATTGAGTTTGATTCCGGGAGAGATGGGGCATTTTTTAACTCGAGGTCCAGGCAGAAAGGAGAGTCCTTTAACCACATCCTGAGGGAGTGGGCCTTGGCTATAAGGAGCCCACTCCGACTTTTACAAGGAAGAAATGGGGAACCCATCTCCCAAAGGCACGCCTTCAGTGTGCTGTCAAGGGACACCATGTTGTATTCAGCTGTCCCAGTTATCAGAACAACTGATTTTGGAGATTCTGGACATCCCTGCAAGGATGCGTCCTGCCACATTAAAAGTATTATGCTTTAGACACGCAATGTAAAACCAAAAGATCCTTTTTGTCATTATTCTCCTTCTGGATAGTGACATTAAGCATTTGTATAGGAGACATGGATGATTGCCATTTGTTAGATTTATCAGCATGCCTGAACATGGATTCGCACAAATACTTTTTACCTGAAAAACTGAAGGGGTACATACAGACATGCCTGTGTgctcattaaaatattaatgtattttgcATGTGCTTGTACTGGGAAGCATGTCTGAAGTTCAATGACAGCAAGTTTATCCCATGTATGCATGGATAGGAATTTCAGATTGGCAATTCACATCTTCAACTTGGGTAAAAATAGatcaataaaaatcatatgtTCACATAAAAAGATCATATTCATAAGTTCATGAGAGATCTTGCCTGCATGTGGTCAAGCCATAAAGTAAGACCAACAAGAGCTGCGCCACCTGACAGCTTTCTAAAATCAGCTCCCCAGTTCTTGTCAGCTACCCTGAGTTACAAAGACCACAAGATATAAATTTATCCACGTGCagcataataatttttaagagaaaatactATGAGATCCTTCTGTATAGTTCGACATGATAAAGCCaataaaattcataagaaaaaaaagtcatcagCTTTTACCTGAACACATCATGACGATATATTCTCTTCTTGATGGCCAACTGAAAAACCCATGAAGCAGTGGCTCGAAGTTCAAATGCCCACAACAAATCTTCTAATGCATTGACAAAGTTAAAGGCAGCATTGTCTTCCAGGGTTTCTAGCATCTCAAGGCACCGGTCCAGTGCTGAAACTAATGATTCAGGTTTTTCTGTTAGAAGCCTGCAAAGAAAAATCACTCAGAAATACCGCTATGAAAAAATAGTGTGATGCTTGTTCATAGTAGCCATAGTAACAGTTGTAGCTAATCACCACCTGATTGGAAGATCAAATCCAGCATCTTGGAGAGCATTTAGAAGGACAATGGCCTCACTTGTGCGCCGGGACAAACTTGCAGCCCTAATAAAGCATGTCCATATTCTGTGATCTGGTTCCAGACCCTCTTTCTTCATCTGTATCAATTTCTGAATTCCGATGTTGTAATCTCCATTTCTGAGATAAGCATCAATAACAGAACTATAGGGTAGCGTACTGAGATTTGAACCTGTTTCTTTCAAATTAGAAAGAACCTTTTCAGCCTCCTGAGGCTGTCCAGAGCTGCCATAGGAGACCATAAGCAAATGCATTGTGGCAATAGTGGGTTCCACTCCTGCATCTTTCATCATGCTAAACAGTCTTTCAGCTTTAGAATGACTTCCagaatttctatatattttcatcatTGTATGATAAAAGGAGCGATCTAGTTTACATCCCTTTGACTGTAACTCCTCGAAAAGCTCCTCTGCTTGCTCCACCAACTGCTGCTTGCCAAATGATGCAACCAAGCTTTTGTAGGTATCCAATTTAGGCTCCAATCCTGCCACTCTCATTTCATGCATCAGTGAGAAACCTTCCTCTGGTCTATGATCTCTGCAATACATCACAATTAATGTGTTGTAAGTGTCCTCATCTGGCTCCAGCCCATCCTCCTTGATCCTTTGGTAAACTTGAATTGTCTTCCTAAAATCTTCAATTGCCACATACATCTTGAGCACAGAATTCCATATAGAAAGATCAGGCTTGAATCCTGCTTCTTCCATCTCAGAAAGCATGGCTTCAACATCCCTTACCTGTTTTCCCCTGCTTAACAGCCGAGCCATTACCCTGTAAAGATGCATGGTAGGAAAATAACCCGCAGCCTTCATTCCATGGTATATTTTCTTCACTTCAAATATGTTCCCAGCCCTTGCAAATGCATCGAGCATTAAAAGAATAGAACTTTTGCTTATTTTAAAACCCATATCCTGCAACTCCTGAACTACCACGTAAAGCTCATCCAATCTTCCATCAACAATCAGAGCCTGCAAGAGACCATTAATGGTATCTACAGTTGGAGAAGGGCCATCTCTCATCATCGTATTAAAAATAGCCCTGGCTCGCTCATAACAGCCACTTGCAGCATAAGCTTCAATTAAAGCATTCCAGACTTTACGGTCCACAGTGATGCACCTTTGTCTCAAATTCCCCGCTACACTCTCTGCTTTCTGCCATAGCTTCAATCTTCCATATGCCTCAATCACATTGACATAAAGGgatatattattcaataatatgCCATCTGATTCTGCAAAATCAATTAGATGATGGGCTGTTTCAGGGAACCCCATTTTACAATACAAAAGCACCATGCTTTCATAGAGAGATTCAGATGCTTTGATGCCACAGAACCTCATGTCAGAAAAAACCTGAGAAGCTTCAGTAATGAGTTCATTTTCTAAACAGCATTGAATCAAGGATTCAAACATGGTAAAACTCCCAGTAAAACCAAGTTCTCTATTATTACTGTATTCCTTTAAAGCAGCATCCAACTGCTGAGCCTTGCAAAGCATAACAACCAAAGCTTCAGTAATCATTTGACTGGACCTGGGAGAATGTTCTTTCAAGAATTCAAGCAAGTCAAGTGCCTCAGCGTGCCTCCCAGATGAACTATATGAACTCAAAATAGACAACAAATTCTCACGGTCTATTTCAAAGTGATCGCTGATTGCCCGTCTCAGCATTTTTGCAGCTTCATCATAGCATTCACCCTTGACAAGAATAGAAGAAATAGTTTGTGTGTTCATGCCACATATTTCTTCCATATCTCTGATAACTCTTCCAATATCTTCCACTTTGTTTACCTTCCTAAGAGTTCGTAGCATCAACTCATAAAGGGAATGATCCAGTGTGATACCATCATGAAGCATTTCCTTGTACAAAGTCATTGCCCTCTTTGGCTCATTAAATCTTAGATGGATGTCCAGCATAACCGAGTATGCTAGATGGTCAGGTCTAATTCCAGACCTGAGCATGCAATCGAAAGTCTCTTCAGCCTCCACTGGTTTCCCAGCCTTGGCGTACCCACAAATCAAAGCACTGTATGTCTTCAAGGTAGGTTTAACTCCAGTGTTCAGCATCTCTGACATCACACCTGCAGCCTCCGCTATTTTGTTTGTCTTCCCCAACGAATCAATTAAAACAGTATATGTAACTGCATCAGGATTCCTGCCTGATGACTGCATGTCCCTGTAAAGTTGTAGTGCTAGTTCATTCTGACCTTGCTTCCCATACATGTGGATCATAGTGTTATACGTCATCTCATCTTTGCCAAACCCTATTTTCACCATTTCCTCCCAAATCTCTTTCACTTTCTCCACATTCCCTTCTCTTGCAAAAGCATACAACAATGAGTTATAACTCACAGCATCTGGAAAAAACCCTCTTGACTCCAAGTCATTAAAAAGCTGCTCCGCTTTGCCAGACAGTCCACATCTTCCATAAACTGAAATCATGGCATTGTAAGTCCAAAGATCAGGTTGGCAATGATGTGCCTCCATATCATCAAAAACCTTAGCAGCCTCCTCCAAATTCGATGCCCGTGAACAAGCGCTGATAAGAGTATTATAAGTAATTGTATCTGGTCTAAGCCCAGATCTTCTCACTTCATTTAAGAGCTCAATAGCCAAATTAGGCATCATTGCACCAGCTTTCAATCGAGCATTTATCAATGTATTGAAACTTACAAGGTCTGGCTTGCACCCTCTTTCACGCATCAAATCAAGTAGTTCTTGGACCTTATTAAACCTACCACGCCGCGCATATACACCCATCATGGCATTATAAACTTGCACAGTATTCCCAGCTGAAGGTTCAGCCCTCATAAATACTTCCACGGCCAATGCCTCTTGATTGGCCTTTCCCAGAACAGACAAAATTGTGGATAGCATCCGCGCATTGGGGGAATACCAATGGCGCAAATTCAACCACTCATAGACCTCCAACGCCCGGTGCCAGCTTTCTTGGCCCACAGACTTAACCACAAAACAAAGATCAGTTGGTGTCATCTGCACTTTCCTATCATCAAGAACATCAGCCACAAACTGGTCTTGTGTCAATCCTAAAATCCTATCAGTCAAATATTTCACCCTCTCCCTCCAGTCTTTAGCCCTCTTAAGTgctaatttattcattttcttaacTCTAGTCCTACTTTTCCTCCACCTCAACTTTTCTTCTTGActcccatcatcatcatcatcatcactcaGTTCGAAAGAGCCCACATCCAAGATTTCATCTTTAGACATTTCAGTCAATTGATCAAGTGATGAATGATTCAAGATTCCATCTTTAGACATTTCAGTGAATTGGGTTTGTGGAGAAGAATGATAGGTTTCATTCAGTTTAAGTTGAGGCCATCTGACTGACGGTGAAGCTCTGCTATAACTAAATTTTTGTGGAGCATTATCACTACAATCAGTACTGTTGTTTTTAAGTTCAGTAGTGGCAGTAGAGGGTGCAGATTGATGCAAAGAGCAAGAAAGAGAGGTGCTTTTGCATACCTTTGAAGGTGTTGATGGTAGAAAAGCCAGCACTCCACTGCACTCCATGCTTCCACTCATTACAGTCTCcgatattttgtgttttaaggaGGGGATAGGGAATGGAGGGTaaagggtttgggtttgggacCGTTTTGtcttcttaagaaaaaaaaaagataagtttTGGAAAGCTATAGCTTTGActatttcttttatgaaaaataatattaataaagtagaaaaaataatattagaaattgattatgataaataaaatacgagatattttattaaatttatggtCTAGATTATATGACTggaataatttgataaaaaaaattataaaacttttaaaaaaatgtgttaacttttttaaatttgtgatccgagttattaaacctgaagcatctaatataaaaaaaattatagaatctaattctcaataaattaaatattaaataataaaattaaaaaaaaattaattatacaaaaacatCCAATATAGAtcacttcaatattttttttaacctaaaagttaattactcttaattttataacttaGGTTGAGAAGAgttaacaaattcaaaaaatctaTCTATCTTGGACAATTataaattacttaaaaattaaaatgtgtgAGGGTGAATATTATGCAACTGACATCATTCAA is part of the Populus trichocarpa isolate Nisqually-1 chromosome 7, P.trichocarpa_v4.1, whole genome shotgun sequence genome and encodes:
- the LOC7491780 gene encoding pentatricopeptide repeat-containing protein At3g18110, chloroplastic isoform X1, with amino-acid sequence MSGSMECSGVLAFLPSTPSKVCKSTSLSCSLHQSAPSTATTELKNNSTDCSDNAPQKFSYSRASPSVRWPQLKLNETYHSSPQTQFTEMSKDGILNHSSLDQLTEMSKDEILDVGSFELSDDDDDDGSQEEKLRWRKSRTRVKKMNKLALKRAKDWRERVKYLTDRILGLTQDQFVADVLDDRKVQMTPTDLCFVVKSVGQESWHRALEVYEWLNLRHWYSPNARMLSTILSVLGKANQEALAVEVFMRAEPSAGNTVQVYNAMMGVYARRGRFNKVQELLDLMRERGCKPDLVSFNTLINARLKAGAMMPNLAIELLNEVRRSGLRPDTITYNTLISACSRASNLEEAAKVFDDMEAHHCQPDLWTYNAMISVYGRCGLSGKAEQLFNDLESRGFFPDAVSYNSLLYAFAREGNVEKVKEIWEEMVKIGFGKDEMTYNTMIHMYGKQGQNELALQLYRDMQSSGRNPDAVTYTVLIDSLGKTNKIAEAAGVMSEMLNTGVKPTLKTYSALICGYAKAGKPVEAEETFDCMLRSGIRPDHLAYSVMLDIHLRFNEPKRAMTLYKEMLHDGITLDHSLYELMLRTLRKVNKVEDIGRVIRDMEEICGMNTQTISSILVKGECYDEAAKMLRRAISDHFEIDRENLLSILSSYSSSGRHAEALDLLEFLKEHSPRSSQMITEALVVMLCKAQQLDAALKEYSNNRELGFTGSFTMFESLIQCCLENELITEASQVFSDMRFCGIKASESLYESMVLLYCKMGFPETAHHLIDFAESDGILLNNISLYVNVIEAYGRLKLWQKAESVAGNLRQRCITVDRKVWNALIEAYAASGCYERARAIFNTMMRDGPSPTVDTINGLLQALIVDGRLDELYVVVQELQDMGFKISKSSILLMLDAFARAGNIFEVKKIYHGMKAAGYFPTMHLYRVMARLLSRGKQVRDVEAMLSEMEEAGFKPDLSIWNSVLKMYVAIEDFRKTIQVYQRIKEDGLEPDEDTYNTLIVMYCRDHRPEEGFSLMHEMRVAGLEPKLDTYKSLVASFGKQQLVEQAEELFEELQSKGCKLDRSFYHTMMKIYRNSGSHSKAERLFSMMKDAGVEPTIATMHLLMVSYGSSGQPQEAEKVLSNLKETGSNLSTLPYSSVIDAYLRNGDYNIGIQKLIQMKKEGLEPDHRIWTCFIRAASLSRRTSEAIVLLNALQDAGFDLPIRLLTEKPESLVSALDRCLEMLETLEDNAAFNFVNALEDLLWAFELRATASWVFQLAIKKRIYRHDVFRVADKNWGADFRKLSGGAALVGLTLWLDHMQDASLQGCPESPKSVVLITGTAEYNMVSLDSTLKACLWEMGSPFLPCKSRSGLLIAKAHSLRMWLKDSPFCLDLELKNAPSLPESNSMQLIEGCFIRSGLVPAFKEINEKVGFVRPKKFAKFALLSDDRREKAIQAFIEGGKEKKEKMKKRGELGKKRNIKVMLRKRKFTRQAMPSNRGRIA
- the LOC7491780 gene encoding pentatricopeptide repeat-containing protein At3g18110, chloroplastic isoform X2 codes for the protein MSGSMECSGVLAFLPSTPSKVCKSTSLSCSLHQSAPSTATTELKNNSTDCSDNAPQKFSYSRASPSVRWPQLKLNETYHSSPQTQFTEMSKDGILNHSSLDQLTEMSKDEILDVGSFELSDDDDDDGSQEEKLRWRKSRTRVKKMNKLALKRAKDWRERVKYLTDRILGLTQDQFVADVLDDRKVQMTPTDLCFVVKSVGQESWHRALEVYEWLNLRHWYSPNARMLSTILSVLGKANQEALAVEVFMRAEPSAGNTVQVYNAMMGVYARRGRFNKVQELLDLMRERGCKPDLVSFNTLINARLKAGAMMPNLAIELLNEVRRSGLRPDTITYNTLISACSRASNLEEAAKVFDDMEAHHCQPDLWTYNAMISVYGRCGLSGKAEQLFNDLESRGFFPDAVSYNSLLYAFAREGNVEKVKEIWEEMVKIGFGKDEMTYNTMIHMYGKQGQNELALQLYRDMQSSGRNPDAVTYTVLIDSLGKTNKIAEAAGVMSEMLNTGVKPTLKTYSALICGYAKAGKPVEAEETFDCMLRSGIRPDHLAYSVMLDIHLRFNEPKRAMTLYKEMLHDGITLDHSLYELMLRTLRKVNKVEDIGRVIRDMEEICGMNTQTISSILVKGECYDEAAKMLRRAISDHFEIDRENLLSILSSYSSSGRHAEALDLLEFLKEHSPRSSQMITEALVVMLCKAQQLDAALKEYSNNRELGFTGSFTMFESLIQCCLENELITEASQVFSDMRFCGIKASESLYESMVLLYCKMGFPETAHHLIDFAESDGILLNNISLYVNVIEAYGRLKLWQKAESVAGNLRQRCITVDRKVWNALIEAYAASGCYERARAIFNTMMRDGPSPTVDTINGLLQALIVDGRLDELYVVVQELQDMGFKISKSSILLMLDAFARAGNIFEVKKIYHGMKAAGYFPTMHLYRVMARLLSRGKQVRDVEAMLSEMEEAGFKPDLSIWNSVLKMYVAIEDFRKTIQVYQRIKEDGLEPDEDTYNTLIVMYCRDHRPEEGFSLMHEMRVAGLEPKLDTYKSLVASFGKQQLVEQAEELFEELQSKGCKLDRSFYHTMMKIYRNSGSHSKAERLFSMMKDAGVEPTIATMHLLMVSYGSSGQPQEAEKVLSNLKETGSNLSTLPYSSVIDAYLRNGDYNIGIQKLIQMKKEGLEPDHRIWTCFIRAASLSRRTSEAIVLLNALQDAGFDLPIRLLTEKPESLVSALDRCLEMLETLEDNAAFNFVNALEDLLWAFELRATASWVFQLAIKKRIYRHDVFS